A part of Chloroflexota bacterium genomic DNA contains:
- a CDS encoding class I SAM-dependent methyltransferase, whose product MAKLGWIDVTEVSFNAFLLFEPIHAEYIATREPDDQMGTAIKANSAVDWYLRHIYPPIGDYLDRCLALAKADASAEEIREAEINVLDRVHDWLVYVLDPEKYDRQDFNGWDNASLLGMADFKHKVIIDIGSGTGRLAFSVAPIANTVYAIEPVANLRRFIWEKRNKLKLDNVFPLDGTITQIPLPDDFADIVMSGHVFGDDPPAEVAEMTRVTHDGGLILLHPGTNSDSESEAHQYLVDQGFEFANFDEPGEGMKRKYWKTIHK is encoded by the coding sequence ATGGCTAAGCTAGGTTGGATTGATGTCACAGAGGTCAGCTTTAATGCTTTCCTTCTATTCGAACCGATCCATGCTGAATATATCGCCACCCGAGAGCCTGACGATCAAATGGGAACGGCCATCAAAGCCAACTCTGCCGTTGACTGGTATCTCAGGCACATTTATCCCCCCATTGGGGACTATCTGGATCGCTGCCTGGCCCTGGCAAAGGCAGATGCCAGCGCTGAAGAAATCCGTGAAGCTGAAATAAACGTTCTAGATCGAGTTCATGACTGGCTGGTCTATGTCTTGGATCCGGAAAAATATGATCGCCAGGATTTCAACGGCTGGGACAATGCCTCCTTATTGGGTATGGCGGATTTCAAGCATAAAGTCATAATTGATATTGGTTCAGGCACCGGGCGTTTGGCTTTCTCTGTTGCACCGATTGCCAACACCGTCTACGCCATTGAGCCGGTCGCCAATTTGCGGCGTTTCATCTGGGAAAAGCGAAACAAGCTCAAACTGGACAATGTGTTTCCGCTGGATGGCACCATCACGCAGATTCCCCTGCCGGATGACTTCGCGGATATCGTGATGTCCGGTCATGTCTTTGGGGATGATCCCCCCGCGGAAGTTGCTGAAATGACCCGGGTTACCCATGATGGTGGCCTGATCTTATTACACCCAGGCACCAATAGTGATTCTGAAAGCGAAGCCCATCAATACTTAGTTGACCAAGGTTTCGAATTCGCCAATTTTGATGAACCTGGCGAAGGCATGAAACGTAAATATTGGAAAACGATCCATAAATAA
- the deoC gene encoding deoxyribose-phosphate aldolase, whose translation MKSISQLLDIANKYNQELPPLPCAPVLTPPLSSYLDCAVHDPAAKPERIIQLCEEAIAYHYATVFVNPLFTTLVKDTLADSGVHTGTIAGFPLGAFPTEIKVTEAKKYLSMGADEIDMVMNVGMLKAGEYDFILEEVHQMAETVHAQGGLMKVILETCLLEKDEKIISCLICKEAGADFVKTSTGFSKSGATVEDIDLMRRVVGPQSVMGVKAAGGVHTLAETLALIDAGANRLGTRMAKEILEEAKQAGIE comes from the coding sequence ATGAAATCCATATCACAGCTCCTTGATATAGCGAATAAATATAACCAGGAACTTCCTCCCCTGCCCTGTGCGCCCGTCCTCACGCCGCCCCTCTCCTCATACCTGGATTGTGCGGTGCATGACCCGGCGGCCAAACCGGAAAGGATCATTCAGCTTTGCGAAGAAGCAATAGCTTATCATTATGCAACGGTATTTGTTAACCCGCTCTTCACCACTCTGGTCAAAGACACCTTGGCTGATTCCGGCGTTCATACCGGCACAATCGCTGGTTTCCCTCTGGGGGCCTTCCCCACTGAGATTAAAGTGACTGAGGCCAAAAAGTATCTCTCGATGGGTGCCGATGAAATTGACATGGTGATGAATGTTGGCATGTTGAAAGCCGGCGAATATGATTTTATCCTTGAGGAAGTGCATCAGATGGCAGAAACCGTCCATGCTCAGGGCGGCTTGATGAAAGTGATCCTGGAGACCTGCTTGCTCGAAAAGGACGAGAAAATCATCAGCTGTCTGATCTGCAAAGAAGCCGGTGCTGATTTCGTCAAGACATCAACCGGGTTCAGCAAATCCGGTGCCACCGTTGAGGACATTGACCTCATGCGTCGGGTCGTTGGCCCGCAAAGTGTGATGGGTGTCAAGGCTGCTGGTGGGGTCCATACCCTGGCAGAAACCTTAGCCCTGATTGATGCTGGTGCGAATCGGCTGGGCACTCGGATGGCCAAAGAAATCCTGGAAGAAGCAAAGCAAGCCGGTATAGAATAA
- a CDS encoding sigma-70 family RNA polymerase sigma factor — translation MASERQGKRTEHAVEVLLERADSQGFLSIEDLMEAFPEGDDDTDALNGLILSLRKQGVEIMDHDSLHEDNSDDDEDGDESSSRVGLEHVGTDDTVGLYLKEMSRVSLLSVEEELSLAKRIEAYRNAQIELNDKEAGVSDARQQELKVIIKDGEQAWEHLIKANTRLVVSVAKKYIGRGVPFLDLIQEGNLGLMKAVEKFDYNRGFRFSTYATWWIRQAITRSIADQGRTIRIPVHMIDRIRELYKVSHELEQNLGRKPFANEIAEVMKVNIRKVQWMMRISWLPLSLESPVGDEEDSELGMFVEDDQTPSPMEVTYKSMLRDKIDEVLNTLSPREARILRLRFGLDNGRSYTLEEVGQKFGLTRERIRQIEGKALRQLRHPQKARQLKDYL, via the coding sequence ATGGCCAGCGAACGTCAGGGCAAAAGAACCGAGCACGCGGTTGAGGTGCTGTTGGAACGCGCCGATTCGCAAGGTTTCCTATCTATTGAAGACCTGATGGAAGCGTTTCCCGAGGGAGATGATGATACTGATGCCCTGAACGGCCTGATCCTGTCCCTGCGAAAACAGGGGGTAGAGATCATGGATCATGATTCCCTGCATGAAGACAATTCAGATGATGACGAGGATGGGGACGAAAGCTCCTCCCGGGTTGGGTTGGAGCATGTCGGCACGGATGATACCGTTGGGCTCTATCTCAAGGAGATGTCCCGCGTTTCACTATTGAGCGTGGAGGAAGAGCTTTCACTGGCAAAACGGATTGAAGCGTACAGGAATGCCCAAATAGAGCTTAATGATAAAGAAGCTGGGGTGTCTGATGCTCGTCAGCAGGAGCTAAAGGTGATCATCAAGGACGGTGAGCAAGCCTGGGAGCATCTTATCAAGGCGAATACCCGTCTGGTGGTTAGTGTGGCCAAGAAGTATATTGGCCGTGGTGTGCCATTTCTGGATCTGATTCAGGAAGGCAATTTGGGCTTGATGAAAGCTGTGGAAAAATTTGACTATAACCGCGGCTTCCGTTTTTCCACATATGCCACCTGGTGGATCAGGCAGGCGATCACCCGCTCCATTGCCGATCAGGGCCGCACGATCCGCATCCCGGTGCATATGATTGACCGCATTCGTGAGCTTTATAAAGTCAGTCATGAACTGGAGCAGAACCTCGGACGCAAACCTTTTGCAAACGAGATCGCCGAGGTGATGAAGGTTAATATTCGTAAGGTGCAGTGGATGATGCGCATTTCCTGGCTGCCACTGTCACTGGAGAGCCCGGTAGGGGATGAGGAAGACTCGGAGCTTGGGATGTTTGTGGAAGATGACCAGACGCCCTCGCCAATGGAAGTGACCTATAAATCCATGCTGCGGGATAAGATTGATGAAGTGCTGAATACACTTTCCCCGCGGGAAGCTCGAATCCTCAGGCTGCGCTTTGGGCTGGATAATGGGCGCTCCTACACGCTGGAAGAAGTCGGGCAGAAATTTGGCCTTACCCGTGAACGCATCCGCCAGATCGAGGGGAAGGCATTGCGCCAACTGCGTCACCCGCAGAAAGCCCGGCAGTTGAAAGATTACCTCTAA
- a CDS encoding DUF177 domain-containing protein: MALISRTFSGLAEATSKVFFIIDLHKVDIITLICVDGRFSACYNSTRVDFLPNRPLEFKIVNNRDNPLRLSVGYFYNKPIGYSREIFVEAEHLELDDLLVDDLQSRIIGSRTSEGLLLQVEGTAEVETNCVRCLKDFFLSVNFDFEELYQFPSRTREETDLILPADGYIDLRPLYREYLILALPIKRLCKPDCKGLCVVCGTNLNYATCEHQTNPPEHEDIEGKETV; encoded by the coding sequence ATGGCCTTGATTTCAAGGACTTTTTCAGGATTGGCTGAGGCAACTAGTAAGGTTTTTTTCATTATTGACCTCCATAAAGTTGATATAATAACTCTGATTTGCGTTGACGGTCGTTTTTCGGCGTGTTATAATTCAACCCGTGTTGATTTCTTACCCAATAGACCTTTAGAATTTAAAATTGTGAACAATAGAGATAACCCGTTACGGCTAAGTGTTGGGTACTTCTACAACAAACCCATCGGTTATAGTCGTGAAATATTCGTTGAAGCTGAACATTTAGAACTTGATGACCTGCTTGTTGATGACCTACAAAGCCGGATCATCGGTTCACGTACCAGTGAGGGACTTCTTTTACAAGTTGAAGGGACGGCAGAGGTTGAAACGAATTGCGTTCGCTGTCTCAAGGATTTCTTCCTATCTGTCAATTTTGACTTTGAGGAATTATACCAATTCCCATCACGAACTCGGGAAGAAACGGATTTGATCCTTCCCGCTGATGGTTATATTGACCTCAGGCCGCTTTATCGAGAATACCTGATCCTGGCATTGCCTATCAAGCGGTTATGCAAACCCGACTGCAAAGGTCTTTGCGTTGTTTGCGGAACTAACTTGAACTATGCGACCTGTGAACATCAAACCAATCCACCAGAGCATGAAGACATTGAAGGCAAAGAAACGGTCTAG
- a CDS encoding methionine--tRNA ligase: protein MTEPVLVAVAWPYASAKIHVGNITGAYLPADILARYHRLRGRDVLMVSGSDSHGTPVTVRADEEGVTPEEVYKRFHKDFIELFQRMGLTYDIFTTTHTRNHFDVADKLFLALNEKGFLYTETSLQWYSPAQEKFLPDRYVEGTCYFCGKSGARSDQCDNCGHLLEAEKLIDPKSKIDGSTPELRETTHFYLDLEKVQDQVADFLRERQDYWRPNVVKQSLGQIETEGLHGRPITRDLAWGIPVPVAGWEGKCMYVWFEAVIGYLSSVIEWSLLHGEPDAWRKWWTNEESRTLYCIGKDNIPFHAIIWPAELIGVGDSFDAKMGNDDPKPLVLPYDVPANEFMNLEGKKLSGSKNWAVWGLDSLDRYDPDPIRYYLTVNMPETRDSDWDWEEFFQRNNNELVATWGNLANRVLSFAYKHWEGKVPDPGELREADKELLATIKAGFETVKGHLEAVKLRAALQEAMRLAAEVNKYLDTSAPWFEIKEDKDQAGKSIYTAMQAIDWIKLIFSPFLPHTCEKLHTYLGYEKPLFGTLITREVEDDLSTHEVMLYEPGESLSAGDDDLWVATTLEPGAIFQKPSPLFKKLEPTIVEEERARLGK, encoded by the coding sequence ATGACCGAACCAGTCTTAGTTGCCGTCGCCTGGCCTTATGCCAGCGCTAAAATCCACGTTGGAAACATCACCGGAGCTTATCTGCCCGCCGATATCCTCGCTCGCTATCATCGCCTGCGGGGCAGGGATGTGTTGATGGTCTCCGGTTCCGATTCGCATGGCACCCCTGTGACCGTGCGCGCCGATGAAGAGGGCGTGACTCCCGAGGAAGTCTACAAACGCTTCCATAAGGACTTCATTGAGCTCTTCCAGCGGATGGGGCTGACCTATGATATTTTCACCACCACCCACACCCGCAACCATTTCGATGTGGCCGATAAACTTTTCCTGGCTCTGAATGAAAAGGGTTTCCTCTATACCGAGACCTCTCTGCAGTGGTATTCGCCTGCCCAGGAAAAATTCCTGCCCGACCGCTATGTTGAAGGTACCTGTTACTTCTGCGGCAAAAGCGGCGCCCGCAGTGATCAATGTGATAACTGCGGCCACCTTTTGGAAGCTGAAAAACTGATTGATCCCAAGTCAAAGATTGACGGTTCCACCCCTGAGCTGCGTGAGACCACCCATTTCTACCTCGACCTGGAGAAGGTGCAGGATCAGGTGGCGGATTTTCTCCGCGAGCGTCAAGATTACTGGCGGCCGAATGTGGTCAAGCAGTCATTGGGACAAATCGAGACCGAGGGCTTGCATGGCCGTCCGATCACCCGTGACCTGGCCTGGGGCATCCCTGTGCCGGTGGCCGGCTGGGAAGGGAAGTGCATGTATGTTTGGTTTGAGGCGGTGATTGGCTATCTCTCATCTGTGATTGAATGGTCGCTGCTGCATGGTGAACCGGATGCCTGGCGGAAATGGTGGACGAACGAAGAATCCCGCACCCTTTACTGCATCGGCAAGGATAATATCCCCTTCCATGCGATCATTTGGCCTGCGGAGTTGATTGGCGTGGGCGATTCATTTGATGCAAAGATGGGTAATGATGATCCCAAGCCATTGGTTCTGCCTTATGACGTGCCTGCCAATGAATTTATGAACCTGGAAGGCAAGAAACTCTCCGGCAGCAAGAACTGGGCGGTTTGGGGGCTGGATTCCCTGGATCGTTACGATCCGGACCCAATCCGCTATTACCTGACCGTCAATATGCCTGAAACACGGGATTCGGACTGGGATTGGGAAGAGTTTTTCCAACGGAATAATAACGAACTGGTCGCCACCTGGGGTAACCTGGCGAACCGGGTACTCTCCTTTGCCTATAAGCACTGGGAGGGCAAGGTGCCTGATCCGGGTGAGTTGCGTGAGGCGGATAAGGAACTGCTGGCAACGATCAAGGCCGGATTTGAAACTGTCAAGGGACACCTGGAAGCGGTCAAGCTCCGGGCAGCGCTGCAGGAGGCTATGCGCCTGGCAGCTGAGGTGAACAAGTATCTGGATACCAGCGCACCTTGGTTTGAAATCAAGGAAGATAAAGATCAGGCGGGCAAATCCATTTATACCGCAATGCAGGCGATTGACTGGATCAAGCTGATCTTTTCACCCTTCCTGCCGCATACCTGTGAAAAACTACACACCTATCTCGGTTATGAAAAGCCGCTCTTTGGCACGCTCATCACCCGAGAGGTTGAAGATGACCTCAGCACGCATGAAGTGATGCTCTATGAACCTGGGGAATCACTCTCGGCTGGCGATGATGATCTGTGGGTTGCCACCACGCTGGAACCGGGTGCGATATTCCAGAAGCCCTCACCGCTCTTCAAGAAGTTGGAACCCACCATTGTCGAGGAAGAACGGGCGCGGTTGGGAAAGTAG
- a CDS encoding 5'-methylthioadenosine/S-adenosylhomocysteine nucleosidase — protein MTPDKVDVCILISAGAEWRSILPFFPDAEVTPTPYGDTFYAVIAGQSVHFMHGGWGKVAAAGSTQYAIDQWSPKRIVNLGSCGGFTGQVERGAIILAEKTVIYDIIEQMSDPEAAIEHYSVQFDLDWLPSPLPQPVLRKALISADRDIVAEDIPGLIEKYDAAAADWESGAIAWVAKKNDLPCLILRGVSDLVDATEAEAYGDYAFFEEQCRVIMRGLIEHLPAWLEAFTHS, from the coding sequence TTGACACCGGATAAGGTGGATGTCTGCATCCTGATCTCTGCTGGAGCGGAATGGCGCAGTATATTGCCTTTCTTTCCTGATGCCGAAGTCACCCCAACCCCATACGGTGACACTTTTTACGCCGTCATCGCTGGGCAGAGCGTCCACTTCATGCACGGCGGCTGGGGGAAGGTTGCCGCCGCTGGTTCCACCCAATATGCGATTGATCAATGGTCCCCAAAGCGGATCGTCAACCTCGGTTCCTGTGGTGGGTTCACGGGCCAGGTTGAGCGTGGTGCAATCATCCTGGCGGAAAAGACGGTCATCTATGACATTATCGAACAGATGTCAGACCCTGAAGCCGCCATTGAGCATTACTCAGTTCAATTCGATCTGGATTGGCTGCCTTCACCCCTACCCCAACCTGTCCTTCGGAAGGCTCTGATCTCGGCCGATCGGGACATCGTCGCTGAGGATATCCCCGGGCTGATCGAGAAATATGATGCGGCCGCAGCAGATTGGGAATCAGGCGCTATTGCCTGGGTAGCGAAGAAAAACGACCTGCCTTGCCTGATCCTGCGCGGCGTGTCAGACCTTGTGGACGCAACCGAAGCAGAAGCCTATGGCGATTATGCTTTCTTTGAGGAACAGTGCCGGGTGATCATGCGTGGCTTGATTGAGCACCTGCCGGCCTGGCTGGAAGCTTTTACGCATAGTTAA
- the rdgB gene encoding RdgB/HAM1 family non-canonical purine NTP pyrophosphatase, translating to MKKTLLVASANPEKVLEIKAILNSPGLNIISAKDAGITLKVAETGQTYEENAWLKADAYQKASGMIVLADDSGLEVDALNGEPGIYSARYATIPNASDADRRRYLLQQLQGKPEPWSAHFHCTAVLASPQGHLALSEGRCDGLIIPEERGTGGFGYDPIFFIPEEAGTMAELTEERKNQISHRARALQTLLPAIQKHFPLD from the coding sequence ATGAAAAAAACCTTACTAGTTGCCTCAGCCAATCCTGAAAAAGTCCTTGAAATCAAGGCCATTCTGAATTCGCCGGGCTTGAACATCATTTCTGCTAAGGATGCCGGGATCACACTCAAAGTGGCAGAGACAGGTCAAACCTACGAGGAGAATGCCTGGCTCAAAGCGGACGCTTATCAAAAAGCCTCGGGGATGATCGTCCTGGCGGATGATTCCGGGCTGGAAGTAGATGCCCTCAACGGCGAACCGGGGATCTATTCCGCCCGTTATGCCACCATTCCCAATGCCAGCGATGCAGATCGGCGGCGTTACCTCCTGCAACAGCTCCAGGGGAAACCAGAGCCCTGGTCCGCCCATTTTCACTGCACCGCCGTCCTGGCTTCACCTCAGGGGCACTTGGCCTTGTCGGAGGGCCGTTGTGATGGGCTGATCATCCCTGAGGAGCGGGGAACGGGCGGCTTTGGGTATGACCCAATATTCTTCATCCCGGAAGAAGCCGGTACCATGGCCGAACTGACTGAAGAACGGAAGAACCAGATCAGCCACCGAGCGCGGGCTTTGCAAACTTTATTACCTGCCATCCAAAAGCATTTTCCGCTCGATTAG
- a CDS encoding PTS ascorbate transporter subunit IIC → MAILNFLQAFLSNASILVGLMALIGLLALKRPFEEVVTGTIKTILGFLVLGAGAGVVVGAIVPLGTLFTSVLNIPNAAVPVNEVFTSIVQETLGRQISLVFLFAFLFNLLLARVTKFKYIWLTGHHTLFIATLTTGMLSVMPVFANSEWLMIAVASIISGFMMTFMPALSMPFMKKITGGDSFAMGHFGITTYALAGYLGQFVGDPEDSTENIEFPNWIGFMKEPLVAMASVMLIIYVVVGLLSGSEAAAANLGQYWPVGAFLQSLTFAGGIAIILLGVRMTLAEIVPAFRGIAEKIVPDAKPALDCPVVFPYAPNAVLVGYLASIVGGLLAMAIQLLAKGAVGGVILPSMIIHFFVGGTAGVFGNSTGGRKGAMLGGFLCGLIFTLLAGTTYLSFGGLNPEWTGSSFGDTDFGVLGNILSFVGNLLK, encoded by the coding sequence ATGGCAATTCTTAACTTCCTTCAAGCATTTCTTAGTAATGCATCAATCCTCGTTGGTTTGATGGCCCTGATCGGTTTGCTGGCCCTCAAGCGTCCCTTCGAGGAAGTTGTTACCGGCACCATTAAGACCATCTTGGGCTTCCTGGTTTTGGGCGCTGGCGCTGGCGTGGTTGTCGGCGCAATCGTCCCCCTCGGCACCCTGTTCACCTCTGTTCTGAACATCCCCAACGCTGCTGTGCCCGTCAATGAGGTCTTCACCAGCATTGTTCAGGAAACCTTAGGCCGCCAGATTTCCCTGGTCTTCCTCTTCGCTTTCCTGTTCAACCTGCTTCTGGCCCGTGTGACCAAATTCAAATACATTTGGCTGACCGGTCACCACACCCTCTTCATCGCCACCCTGACCACCGGTATGCTCTCCGTTATGCCAGTCTTCGCTAACAGCGAATGGCTGATGATCGCAGTTGCATCCATCATCTCCGGTTTCATGATGACCTTCATGCCCGCTCTGTCGATGCCCTTCATGAAGAAAATCACCGGCGGCGATTCCTTCGCCATGGGTCACTTTGGCATCACCACCTACGCCCTCGCTGGCTATCTTGGTCAGTTCGTTGGCGATCCGGAAGATTCCACTGAGAATATCGAATTCCCCAACTGGATCGGCTTCATGAAAGAGCCCCTGGTTGCCATGGCCTCCGTCATGCTGATCATCTATGTTGTCGTTGGTCTGCTCAGCGGTTCCGAAGCTGCTGCTGCCAATCTTGGTCAATACTGGCCAGTCGGCGCTTTCCTGCAATCACTGACCTTCGCCGGTGGTATTGCGATCATCCTCCTCGGTGTCCGTATGACATTGGCTGAGATCGTTCCTGCCTTCCGTGGTATTGCTGAGAAAATCGTTCCCGATGCGAAACCCGCTTTGGACTGCCCCGTGGTCTTCCCCTATGCCCCTAATGCCGTTCTCGTTGGCTATCTGGCCTCCATCGTTGGTGGTCTGCTGGCTATGGCAATTCAGCTCCTGGCCAAAGGCGCTGTCGGTGGCGTGATCCTGCCCTCGATGATCATTCACTTCTTCGTTGGCGGTACCGCTGGCGTGTTCGGCAACTCAACCGGTGGCCGCAAAGGCGCTATGCTGGGTGGTTTCCTCTGTGGTTTGATCTTCACCCTGCTCGCTGGCACCACCTACCTGTCCTTCGGTGGCCTCAACCCTGAATGGACCGGTTCCTCATTCGGTGACACCGACTTCGGCGTCCTCGGCAACATTCTCTCCTTCGTTGGCAACCTGCTGAAATAA
- a CDS encoding SagB/ThcOx family dehydrogenase has protein sequence MLKQNGYQFVEETKYANLNEPAQQQDKPQPPYEISLEPGRPLIDLPKPEEIDLGTYDLRKAIEERRSLRRYSDESLSLKELSYLLWLTQGVKNIDEKRHVTWRTVPSAGCRHPFETYLSINRVEGLEPGLYRYLALEHKLVALKLDEKVNEDVTKACLMQRQVATSAVTFLWAAVPERTVWRYSERSYRYLYLDAGHVCQNLHLAAESIHCGICAIGAYDDDEIDAVLGLVPPEMFVIYIASLGKKA, from the coding sequence ATGCTCAAACAGAACGGCTATCAGTTCGTCGAAGAGACAAAGTACGCTAACCTCAATGAACCCGCCCAACAACAGGACAAACCCCAACCACCGTATGAGATCTCATTGGAACCCGGACGTCCGTTGATTGACCTGCCCAAACCGGAAGAGATTGACCTGGGCACTTATGATCTGCGTAAAGCCATAGAAGAAAGACGTTCTCTACGCCGCTACAGCGATGAGAGCCTCTCTCTCAAGGAGTTATCCTATTTACTCTGGCTGACCCAGGGCGTCAAGAACATTGACGAAAAACGGCATGTCACCTGGCGGACAGTGCCCTCAGCCGGATGCCGGCATCCCTTTGAGACTTATCTGTCCATCAATCGGGTGGAAGGGTTGGAACCAGGTCTTTACCGCTACCTGGCACTTGAGCACAAGTTAGTTGCCCTCAAACTGGATGAGAAAGTGAATGAAGACGTCACCAAAGCCTGCTTGATGCAGCGCCAGGTCGCCACCAGCGCCGTCACCTTCCTTTGGGCAGCTGTGCCAGAGCGAACTGTCTGGCGTTATTCCGAGCGAAGCTACCGCTATCTCTATCTGGATGCTGGACATGTATGCCAGAACTTGCATCTGGCCGCTGAATCGATCCACTGCGGCATTTGTGCGATTGGGGCTTACGATGACGATGAGATTGATGCTGTCCTCGGTCTGGTGCCCCCTGAGATGTTTGTGATCTATATCGCTTCGCTGGGAAAGAAAGCCTGA
- the uvrC gene encoding excinuclease ABC subunit UvrC, translated as MEISEQIQQILNTLPDKPGCYLMKNANGKIIYVGKAINLRNRVRSYFHSAAQHDRKTRRLVHEIANIEWIVVGSELEALILEMTLIKRHRPQYNVRLKDDKRYPYIKVHWQNSFPKVTVTRQMKDDGGRYFGPYTSVWAVHQTLDLLRKIFPYLTCNREITGQDSRACLYYDIKLCTAPCIGAINQQDYRQIIDDLCKFLEGRTDPVVKRLNETMEKAAEDLQYEKAAVIRDQLQAIDKVVERQKVISSDQTDSDVIAMARDDGEACVQVFFIRSGKLIGREYFVLEGTEEENDEEILSEFVKQFYSQAAFVPQRVLLPTELEEAQIINTWLNSRKSGEKVEITVPHQELNKDLVDMATENAVETLNALKTRWEADKNRQSTALAELQEALGLSEPPNRIECYDISTTQGVASVGSMVVFEQGTPNKKLYRRFNIKNVLGQDDFASMEEVLHRRFRRWKVAHEEPDQVGKKPDLSFSILPDLLIVDGGKGQLSRAIAVLEEYNLMDRVSLAGLAKQEEELFVPGKHDSIYLERRSQGLYLVQRIRDEAHRFAITAHRKRRKNLGLASRLDVIPGIGPTRRKTLLQKFGSIDGIKNATPEAIAEIKGITLEMAQSIKVQLE; from the coding sequence ATGGAGATTAGTGAACAAATCCAACAAATTCTCAATACACTCCCGGATAAACCTGGCTGTTATTTGATGAAAAATGCCAACGGAAAGATCATTTACGTTGGCAAAGCCATCAACCTACGCAACCGGGTCCGTTCCTATTTCCACAGTGCAGCTCAGCACGACCGAAAAACACGCCGCCTGGTCCATGAGATCGCCAATATTGAGTGGATCGTGGTTGGCTCAGAACTGGAAGCGCTGATCCTCGAAATGACGCTGATCAAGCGTCACAGGCCCCAATACAATGTCCGCCTGAAAGACGATAAACGCTATCCCTATATCAAAGTCCATTGGCAGAATTCCTTCCCTAAAGTCACCGTTACCCGGCAGATGAAGGATGATGGCGGGCGCTATTTCGGCCCTTACACAAGCGTGTGGGCTGTCCACCAGACCCTGGACCTGCTCCGAAAGATATTCCCCTATCTAACCTGTAACCGGGAGATCACCGGCCAGGATAGCCGCGCTTGCCTATATTACGATATTAAACTCTGCACAGCCCCATGTATTGGCGCGATCAATCAGCAGGACTACCGCCAGATCATTGATGACCTCTGCAAGTTCCTGGAGGGTCGCACCGATCCCGTTGTCAAGCGTCTAAATGAGACAATGGAAAAGGCTGCTGAGGACCTCCAGTATGAAAAGGCGGCTGTGATCCGCGACCAACTCCAGGCGATTGATAAAGTCGTCGAACGCCAGAAGGTGATCAGCAGCGATCAAACCGACTCCGATGTGATCGCTATGGCCCGGGATGATGGTGAGGCCTGTGTTCAGGTCTTCTTCATCCGCAGTGGTAAATTGATTGGCCGGGAATACTTCGTCCTGGAAGGTACTGAGGAAGAAAATGATGAAGAGATCCTGAGCGAGTTCGTCAAGCAGTTTTATTCCCAGGCAGCTTTCGTTCCCCAACGGGTGCTGCTGCCGACCGAGTTGGAAGAAGCTCAGATCATCAATACCTGGCTCAACAGCCGCAAATCCGGTGAGAAAGTCGAGATCACGGTCCCCCATCAGGAACTCAACAAAGACCTGGTGGACATGGCCACCGAGAACGCTGTGGAAACCCTCAACGCGCTCAAGACCCGCTGGGAGGCCGATAAGAACCGGCAATCCACTGCCCTGGCTGAACTACAGGAGGCTCTGGGGCTCTCGGAACCACCCAACCGGATCGAATGCTACGACATTTCCACGACGCAGGGTGTCGCCAGTGTTGGGAGTATGGTCGTCTTTGAGCAAGGCACCCCCAATAAGAAGCTTTATCGCCGCTTCAACATCAAGAACGTCCTCGGCCAGGATGACTTTGCCAGCATGGAAGAAGTGTTGCACCGGCGATTCCGGCGTTGGAAGGTTGCCCATGAAGAGCCGGATCAGGTGGGTAAGAAACCTGATCTTTCCTTCTCCATTTTGCCGGACCTGCTGATCGTGGATGGCGGTAAAGGACAGCTCAGCCGGGCGATTGCAGTGTTGGAGGAGTATAATTTAATGGATCGGGTTTCTCTGGCTGGCCTGGCCAAACAGGAAGAAGAGCTCTTCGTTCCTGGAAAACATGATTCAATCTATCTGGAACGACGATCACAGGGACTATACCTGGTGCAGCGCATCCGGGATGAAGCCCACCGTTTTGCCATCACAGCCCATCGGAAACGTCGCAAGAACCTGGGGCTTGCCTCCAGACTGGATGTCATCCCCGGCATTGGGCCAACTCGTCGAAAAACCCTGCTTCAAAAATTCGGGTCCATTGATGGAATCAAGAATGCAACCCCGGAAGCCATCGCCGAGATCAAAGGGATTACCCTTGAGATGGCCCAATCCATAAAAGTCCAATTGGAATAA